One Sus scrofa isolate TJ Tabasco breed Duroc chromosome 1, Sscrofa11.1, whole genome shotgun sequence DNA segment encodes these proteins:
- the LOC110260788 gene encoding LOW QUALITY PROTEIN: elongin-A (The sequence of the model RefSeq protein was modified relative to this genomic sequence to represent the inferred CDS: inserted 1 base in 1 codon; substituted 1 base at 1 genomic stop codon), producing the protein SARNQASLSPEKKVHGPSPGTAQRRLRPLVVPRRRRKEWALTSSCHLPSNNLQTTTLKSKSKNAPPDAPLGARDPILPGERKKKKKSKSRKTQRKPNLAETSSLDCLVLAEGAGGLLPKVKEKVFNNRKIQEGKVRPPHLDGKPVASLPEVQETDVDNKCKPPIMSFESYLSYDQTGEKKIMKISATALEEKGHEKHDSSENLDSIQELPKASENKSEKLQPSGNVWAKLEKVSTDALPVQPDFPSPGVQANYHILPAFEVMSSFQPKQKALSLPQEEAGFTGCRMNSKTQVFSGSRCSYPPKMMTLHQQCIWILKNNINSISKVGGVPYSVLEPILESCAPDQLYRIKKYNHVLVKETDKLWKIHCHQNFRKETPKEHESWREMYLRLQDAQKQQLQALTVNIQSFHANKPKGQQAKMILFNSVARPLSDIRRKQKRFEIGRTALLEEVKIKPAQYPXGSSCTPSINSNLNLIHEKXDHTCSSTTSIHLTRVVSGKKPAKKITPMMAKTTKDFKNRFSRR; encoded by the exons TCAGCCAGAAATCAGGCCTCACTTTCTCCAGAGAAGAAAGTCCATGGCCCCTCTCCCGGAACAGCGCAAAGGAGACTCCGCCCTCTAGTGGTaccaaggaggagaaggaaagagtggGCCCTGACATCCAGTTGTCACCTCCCCTCCAACAACCTTCAGACAacgaccttaaaaagcaaaagcaaaaacgcCCCACCCGACGCCCCGCTGGGCGCCCGGGACCCTATTCTGccgggagagagaaaaaaaaaaaaaaaaagcaaaagcaggaagACTCAGAGGAAACCCAATCTGGCAGAAACAAGCAGTCTCGACTGCTTAGTCTTAGCAGAGGGGGCAGGAGGCCTGTTGCCCAAGGTGAAAGAGAAGGTTTTTAATAACCGAAAGATTCAAGAAGGGAAGGTAAGACCTCCCCATTTAGATGGAAAGCCAGTAGCTTCCCTCCCGGAAGTTCAGGAGACAGATGTGGATAATAAATGCAAGCCACCCATTATGTCTTTTGAGTCATACCTCAGCTACGACCAAACTGGGGAGAAAAAGATCATGAAAATATCAGCTACTGCTCTTGAagaaaaaggacatgaaaaaCATGATTCAAGCGAAAACTTGGACTCCATTCAGGAACTACCTAAGGCGAGTGAAAACAAATCAGAGAAGCTGCAGCCATCTGGAAATGTTTGGGCCAAGCTGGAAAAGGTCTCCACTGATGCATTACCAGTGCAGCCAGACTTCCCATCACCCGGGGTCCAGGCCAATTACCATATACTTCCTGCCTTTGAAGTGATGTCCTCCTTCCAACCAAAGCAAAAAGCACTGTCTTTACCCCAGGAAGAAGCTGGATTTACTGGATGCAGAATGAATTCCAAGACGCAAGTGTTTTCTGGTTCCAGGTGTTCCTACCCCCCAAAAATGATGACCTTGCACCAGCAGTGCATCTGGATACTTAAAAACAACATCAATTCAATCTCTAAAGTGGGAGGAGTCCCATATTCAGTTCTTGAACCCATTCTGGAGAGCTGTGCACCTGATCAGCTGTATCGAATAAAGAAATACAACCATGTCCTAGTCAAAGAGACTGACAAATTGTGGAAAATCCACTGTCACCAAAATTTTAGGAAAGAAACACCGAAAGAGCACGAGTCATGGAGAGAGATGTACCTGCGGCTTCAGGATGCCCAAAAACAGCAGCTTCAAGCACTGACAGTGAATATCCAATCTTTTCATGCCAATAAGCCCAAAGGCCAACAAGCAAAGATGATCCTTTTCAACTCTGTGGCCAGGCCACTTTCTGACATtagaaggaaacagaagagaTTTGAAATAGGAAGAACAGCTCTCCTGGAAGAAGTCAAGATCAAGCCAGCCCAGTACC CAGGAAGCAGCTGTACTCCCTCCATCAACAGCAACCTTAACCTCATCCATGAGAAGTGAGACCATACCTGCTCAAGCACCACCAGTATCCACCTGACAAGGGTGGTCAGCGGCAAGAAACCTGCAAAGAAAATCACCCCGATGATGGCCAAGACAACTAAAGATTTCAAGAATAGGTTCTCTCGACGATGA